From Gossypium raimondii isolate GPD5lz chromosome 11, ASM2569854v1, whole genome shotgun sequence:
TTTTACCTCAAAGAATCCAAAAAGCCCCGAGCTTAGATCACCAGCTGGAAACCCCATGGCAATTATATTCTCAGTGATATAAGTCATATCCAAATCAAACTCTCCCTCCTGCATAACATGCATTAAAAATCTTTTGAGCATGTGATTCATTATAAATTGGTATCATActtgatatatataaatctgAAAGATAAGGAACTTCCCATCATGGTTGGATAAGAGAGTCTTTTAAtattaacatctaaaatcaagATAACTGTTTGATGTcagacattttaattaaaaacaaaccaccaccaccaccaacaCAGTTAGGATACCTGGTATCTTCGATTGTTTTGCGAGACCATATGGCGTGCTTTGACCTGCACAGCCTTCACTGCATTCAAAGACGAGTCAACTATACCctttttaaatgattcaaaaaCAGCTTGTGGTGCTGTAGAAGTATGTGCTGCGCTGTCATCCGGTGATAGAGTCATCGATTGCAACCTCAATCCAAGCCCACTGGTAAAGCGTGCTAGAGCTGAAGTCCCATCATTTCCAGCTTGAGATTCCTGTGGTGGTGCTATGGGCTGTggtaatttcaaatttcttgcCCAAGAAGATATGCCAGTGGAGGGTAACGCAGATGCTGGGGAGTTCTGCGAGGAAATGGTTTTCACAGTGACAGTAGATGCATTATCAGCAGGCTTTGGAGGTTCAATATCATAAGTTTTGAGAGGAGGTTCCACATTGTTAGCCATTGGGTGACTTTTCATATCATTCATATTAGCTGGCAGTTTAGCAGCAGCGGCGACTTCAGCAGAGGTTTCAACATCAGAAGCTTTACTTGGAGCTTGAGATAAGGAATCAACAGATTCTGAGTCCATTCTACTACTCAACTGCAATCAACCAATATCTGAACAAAGGACATAACTCTAAAACAgagtaaaaatatcataatttaatcatcaacGAGTTGCAATGTGGAATCAAGCAATCAAATCCAAAACTAAACCAAGAAAAAAGTGTATTTAGGAAGCAAAATAGAATGGAGCCAAAGAAGTTTGAAATCCTCTCAAGCCAATGAAACGCTCAAAATACCGCATTTTGGAACAGTTATCATTGACAACTATTATTAAAGATGGCTTTTCAAAAACAACAAATCCTAGCTCGAAAGCTAACAAAGTTCATTGATCGCTACTTATACATTGCTCTTTGAAAGCCAAcgtctcaaattcaaattgcAATATTTTTCTGTATACGTATAAATCTAAGCACCGGCATATCCTAATTCGACAATGAATTGAAATGCAATTAGTAAAAGATTAGATCTGGAAACAAAACTTGGATtactttaaacaaaataaaaatccaaaaatgtTTATGAATTTCGCATTAACAAATGGAATCAAGATTAGCGgcattttgattttgaaaaatagaaccTTACCAGAAATCGGATCCTTAGCTGGAATTATACGCTgcaattgttgaaaatgaacaagATCTTCAACTGTTTATTGGATTTGATTGGCTTGCGTCGAAGCTCATGTCcgcaattgaaaataaaaaaatatattaccaTTGAAAAAACCGGTCTCGCGGGTCGGAAATTATCCGCTAATTGAGTAATTTTGCTCACTAATGGGTTAACGATTATTTATAACGGCCGAAAGCTCCATCGGTCCATCCTTCTCTACAAACCTCGGCCCGAAAAAATGACGAACCGGGTTTGGGCTgcttttaagttaatttattcaCAAATATCCCAAATTATATTAACCCTCTCATGTAGGAGAGAAGTTTAAGGAGAACCAAAGTTGGCCGAAGAACGCTTTACAATTACATGCTACATTTTCTTTTACGTAGAATTAAACTGGAACATGTAATATATTCAAGTACAAGGACTGCCTATTCCAAAGACAACCGACAAAAATCAAAACAGAACAACCAAGTTTGAACCAAAAGGGACATCTCTGCACAACAAACATCAGAAACTAACTGTTTCTATCAATTCCAtctattatattttctattGCCCGTGGGATGAGTTGAATTTCGGTTAAGtcttctgatttttttttttgttaataattattcaattcagttgGATTTTcgattttaatacttttattttgctttaaaaatgtgtttttctaTGACTTGAacattattagtaaattttcgAGCTACTtcttataaatatttctttaaaaatttaaaatttcaactaaatataaaataataaataatatcatataatttttttgaaaaataaattttacacaaaattttaaattactttttcgaaaaattttaatttatttttactattttaaaaacattgtttttacataataaaaataaaattaattattaacaaaattagatTGGATTTGAATAATGATACTTAAGTTTATTAAAAACCATCCAAATATATTGATTGAAATCAATTTTACATAATCGTGCAAACATTCATCAAGTAAAATGTATTTTACAGAAAATAATATCAatcgagttaaatttaattttaattaattcgtatatcaataaaagaatatttaattattttataatttttataatgatgttttatataatatataaactacttaaattttattccaaatttagttgtttgtataatattttatatcgattttaaaatttcaaaatagttttttaaaactttttattgaaaaatatttacaaatataaatagttttaaataattttaaaatgtcatgtTAATAGTTTTAAGtttctatacattttaattaacaaaCTGTAGCatgttttaaacatattttaatcacttttttaaaacatttaagtAAAATTTCCAGTAATTTcaacaaagttttaaaattgtttgttaaaagttttatttttctaaaattttgttagaaatatgtcaaaaatattaacaacattaaaaatattttatttaaatattttaaacatattaactaaaaataatttcaaattattgtcAAAGTGTTTATGgcaatatgttaaaataatatacaaagttgttaaaaacaattaacattgtctatgttaaaaaatttatttattttagtattttttaaacatGAAAAAAGCCAACTTTGAATTTATGGAAAACttccatttatttcatatatttctacttttatttgtaaaaattttcaacattaattacaaattggactcataaataatttagtaaagagcaataaataatttaaatactaattacagATGTCTCATATTAGAGAGGTCTTATTTGgcataaaaataagataattatgaagtatattaaagtattttgtatagtatattattgaattaattggtGTATATAGTCATAATTTATAGTTAAACATTATTAGGATAAGCAATCACGAACTTTAAATATAAACCATAAAACGAATATGAAAAGTACTAAAAgattatgtataatttaaagACAAttactttgttttaaattaatgcATAAATGTCGAAACAATTTTCCTATTATCTTGATGTATAAATGACAGGTTAGATTGTTTTCTAGATTGTAACTTCATATTATTATAGTACACATATATGATtagatttatgaaaatattttcacatatcaaaacccaaaaagttatttttggaagaaaaacattaaattatattacattAAACACGATTATACcatataaaaagaaagaaatataccGCAATATGGAATGTAAGTCCATTACTTTTTGCAAGTCACTGTGGATATGATCTCGAGGTTGGCAAAGAGATCATATAGTGCAGTATCAAGCCATTTCTGATGATAATTATAAAGCTAAATCGAAGTGGTAATTTGTCAGAATGGTTGCATTACATTATCCATACTACGAAGCAgaacatatgaattatatacAGGCTGAAGTTCTTGCAATGCGAAGCGTAACATTTGAAACTTGAAATGGAAACAACGATAACAGTTCCTTCATTGATAAACTATGATATTAGGTAAGCCTGTCTAGATGATCTTCTCTTAGAATGAAGCATCTTCGACAATTCCTGTATCTGTAACCTGTCGAACAAGGTTTTTGGTGGAAGGCAATCCGGCTACGACATCGGATTCGATACCGCACTCGTCTACACCCCTTTTGATCTTGAAGTAACCATCCTGTTACGAGAAATACAATAGTCAATATTTAAGCATCATAAAGACGGTTTCTAAATGAATATGGAGAAAAGTGGGACAGGAAACATACATCACCCCAGCCTCTATTCCATTGGTTTGCAAGAAGCTGCAATGGAggaaaaaggtaaaatattaaaatgaaatcaaaGTAAATGATTCTTCAGATATTTGGCTAAAGATACAAGCCATTCAAACATACCCAGTAATCCTCTCCATCATCTGAAGTTCCCCACCCGATCAGCTTAACTGCATGGCCTCCCATAACATCGCCAGTCAAATGTTTGTAAACTCCCGACTTGTAGTGAGCAAAATCCTGTAAAAATCATGAACCAGCTTAGAATATCGAACTGTGTTTGATCAGACTTTTCATTTCTAGAAATACCTATACCAGACGCATGGATATAGGgattcatttttcttgaagtgcCAAAAACATGGCAACTCTTGCATGGGATTCATGCAAAAGTAATAGTTTCAAAGCCTGCTACCGCTCGGAAATTGCTCATCCAGAGAAGCAGGAAATTCAATTAGAAAACTACTGAGTTCTTCCTTTACCTCATAAACGGTGAAGGAGACCTCAACCGGTCCATTCTTATAAACCTCAGCCATGATATCAGCAGGATTTGATTTGATCCTATACGCACCGACGCTATAGTGTTTTGACTGCTTCCAGAGAAGGTTTCCCTTAACACACTTTCTCACACATTTGGGAGTCGGAAATGCAGGCTCGCAACCAGGGTGAGAACAACCAATATCATCAAAGTATGGATCACACTGCAAGATGAAGAATATAATATTAGGAGGCAAATTACGTTAAGCTATAGATTTTAATACTAAATCAGGTTAGATGTCCAGAATGTTTATCTAATACAGCGAAATCACCAGATTTTCGAATGAAATAATCttatcatttcatatttatactaCTTGAAACTATTAATATAAGAATCTAATTGTTCATCTATGTTACTCTGGGTATTCGTTTTTGTTTGAAGCACTTGCGTCTGACTCTATTGTCTTATCATATCAAGTTATGATTATGGCGACATGATTTCTAATACTTTGGAAACTTAGACCCGTATCCATCACTCATACCCACGTCTGAGTGACAAAGTTCTCAGTGAAATTGtgcttgagaaaaaaaatacctCTTCAGTGACAACACCACTGCGTACAAAGTATCTCCATGCAGAGATTGGATACCCTCCATCACAACCATCTCCACATAGAAAGCCACAGCATGCAAGAAGATCATTAACAGACAGAGATATGTTCTGTAACCAAAGATTTTGCAGGTAAAAATTGATGTCTATGAACCGTAAATGCCGACTCTTTTCCTTTAGAAAGAGAAAGGAAACAAAAAGGAGTTTCATTTACCATGTCAAAATGGATACAGAACCGATCAGATAGTGATTCAACAGCTCCAAAAGCCCAGCAAGAACCACAGTGACCCTAAAGCATAAGCACAGCTAAGCATACTCAGATTTTAATTCTACAAGAACCAGATataaaaattgagagaaatgaaaatgagttACCTGAtctttaatattgaaattgacCCAAGTATTgatttcatcataaaaagaaggaaatcaTCAGTCCAATTTGTTTAAAGTTGGCAAAATTTAATAAACCAGCACATAACTCACCGAGAATTCTTCCAATCGAGGTACATTGTGGCCAAGCTGTTCTAGCATCAAAAGAAGTTGGCAACTTCAAGGATTTGTCATGAGTTAAAATAGGAACGCCCAAAAGTTCTTTCTTAGGTGTTGGTTTTACTCCAAGAAGGTGCTTAAACTCACCAATCTATGCATCAAAACAACAGATTGGAACTAATAAGCATACAGAAATAGCAACATAAACGAGAAAGATCAATGATGAGGTCCAGGAAGTTGCTGACTTACGGTGTAATTAGAAAATCTAGGATTCAGTGCAGCTTCCCATCCAGCCTTGGGGTTTTGATTTACTTGTTTTACAATTGAATCCTACATGATCAAGGTGAGAGTAAAGAATCAACGGCTGTCTATTTAACAACTGAAAGTTGAAGCCCTTCTTTCCCTTAAACACATCAGATGGAGAACATACCTGAAGGATCCGAGAGTTAAGCTTGACGTCTGAAAGTTGCTCCACAGCAATCACCTGCTGACAATTCAGTATCAACTAAGTCCAAATTGCAACTTTGGGGGTTGAACCATAACAACCAAATCAATATTTACTAGCAAACAAAGATGGCAGCCATACATAGAAAGCAACCACAAATAAGCTCCCCTGAAATCTCTTGTTGagaaaatcaattttctttttagttatattgatttagtttatatcttttcatcaaacacatggtaaactaaaaaaaaaaaacgtcaATTAACCACTATCAGCTCAAAAAAAGTTTCAATCTAAAAGATCGAAACCCGGTGATGGCAAAACTACTAGCAGTAAATAAGTTTTCCTGAAGCCTCTCGTTGAGAAAACCAATTCTTTTTAAAGTTTACATTGAACACatggtaaactataaaaaaaaatcgtctATTTCACGAATCACGACTATGAGCTCAAAAAAAGGTCAACGATTTAAGAGTTTCCATCTAAAAGATCGAAACCGATCTGGTAAACACGGATTCTAGATATTATTGCCAGTTATCAAAGTCAAAAACAGTATCGAAAATACACGTATATGCCCCAAAAAAATCGGACCCAATTTAAGAAAACGGAAGAAGTATCGGAAAATACCTTTGGGTGAACCGTAGAGAGAAGCAACAGAAAGATAGCAAAAAAGAACGAGGGAGAAGCCATAACCTTCGTTTCCAATGACAGAGGAAAGGGCAAAAGTGATTATGGGGATTAGAAGGGTCCTATTGCTTGAGACCTTCCTTTATTGTTAAGATTGCAAAGAAAACGACAAAGGAGAGGTTAAAAGCGAGATAAGGGAGAGAGATGACGAAACTTCAAAAGTCCCATATTTTGAGGAATGATTGCGTGTTGGGTTATTATTGGACTGTTTGTGGACATTAAAGCGGCGCTGACGTCGAAATTATGGGAAAATCTGACACCCTGTCTCGTGGCATCTTTCCTCCCCGCCATTGTTATCTCTAATgagatatttttatacaatatgtTACTTGAACTTTCACAGATAGATTCAATGTGGTGTCTTAAAGGCTAAAATAGACAGAGTCAATGTTTTTAGTTGGGGGTTATTGTTAACGTAACATCCATACATCACTGGAAAACGCAATGCAATTAAACGTTCGAGTCAGTTCGGAGTATAAATTTGTCGAGAAACGTTTAAATGAGATATTTGTAtttacgattttttttaaaaaattttaaaaggaaaattgagttAGATTCGATTAGTATAATCACTAAAATATACCTATTCATTTCGCTTCATCAAACCGGGATAAAttcttaattaaacttaatatttatactaaattactaatatatgATTAATGTAATGATtctacttttaaataaataaatttaaaatttaaattaaatttatataaattgtgaatttaattgaaatatgaccaaaaaattaataataattaaaatatatcatgtTACGAATAATAAAATGAACATAATCACTTACAAACAATGCACTCGATTCAAAATTACTTAGCTCaatacgaaaataatcaaaatcaacCTTAATTTCTACGTGAATGCTGTTGGTGTCACTGAAACTATAACTTATAATCGAAATTATGTGACATGAAGGATAGCTctaaaaaagtaaaatcccAAAGTTAGCATTTTTGTGGTTTACAAAATTGCAtcaacataacataaatatgcaattgtgtaaaattttatataaaactttcaacacattacaaaaatatatatttatttaattcaaacatagTGATAAATTGTGTAAAATATGAGATAAATCAAGACACAACACAAATATGACACagaaacataatttattttataaattgaaccATTACTATAGATTATGAAGACATGATATGTTAGCATAAACACGTCATacacaaaaaaaagtttaaatttacaaaatatgaattattgatatgtatgatatatacaaatttataatattctttttttttttgaaaaacatgtaTAACATACCACCACAAcataacaaaatcaaattattagtatctaaaacttatataaataaaatatacataaatttatgctaccttaaatataaaaaattaatataaacgtGAATCACATCACTTCATTTCATCCGaacacaataaaaacaaaatctcaaaatatttttagattgcCAAATACCTTTCTGGGAAATCCTAATAGCATTGCTTACTTGGCGGAAAATTAGTCTTCCTTAAACTTTAATtgagtatatattttatagattCCACGTCATATTGAATTTTCGGATTGAATTGATCTACTATTAATCCGAgtaagaaaaaccaaaatcattttccTCCTTTCTTTCAAATGTTCTTATTAACTTAAACAGGTAGCATTAGTTTCATCCCCAAAaggaaaatttataattaggATGCCTTCGttctatgaaaattaatttacgaattttttagctatttttt
This genomic window contains:
- the LOC105802230 gene encoding cathepsin B-like protease 3; this translates as MASPSFFFAIFLLLLSTVHPKVIAVEQLSDVKLNSRILQDSIVKQVNQNPKAGWEAALNPRFSNYTIGEFKHLLGVKPTPKKELLGVPILTHDKSLKLPTSFDARTAWPQCTSIGRILDQGHCGSCWAFGAVESLSDRFCIHFDMNISLSVNDLLACCGFLCGDGCDGGYPISAWRYFVRSGVVTEECDPYFDDIGCSHPGCEPAFPTPKCVRKCVKGNLLWKQSKHYSVGAYRIKSNPADIMAEVYKNGPVEVSFTVYEDFAHYKSGVYKHLTGDVMGGHAVKLIGWGTSDDGEDYWLLANQWNRGWGDDGYFKIKRGVDECGIESDVVAGLPSTKNLVRQVTDTGIVEDASF